The genomic DNA TGGAAAATGTGAACTATGTCAAAAAAGTGGTTTTTCCGTTGGAAGTGTTGGCCATTGCCGCGCTAGGCTCTGCCTTATTTCATGCGTTCGTAAGCTTACTTGTATGGATGGCCGCTTACATAGCGTTTTACGGTCTCCCTCCTGTGACCGCCCTTCTGCTCCCAGTCGTTTTCGTTCCACTCCTCCTGCTCATCCTGGGATCAAGTTGGTTACTGGCTTCTTTAGGCGTCTATTTACGTGACGTATCGCAATTTGTCGGCATATTGACGACAGTCCTCATGTTCCTCTCTCCAATATTCTACCCAACCAGTGCATTACCTGAGAATTATCGTCAGTTTCTTTATCTCAACCCATTGACGCCGGTTATTCAACACGTCCGAGATGTCTTGTATTGGGGGAAAATTCCCGATTTACAAATCTTCTCGATCTATGCACTCAGCACTATCGTGGTCGCGATCATTGGCTTTGCCTGGTTCCAGAAGACAAGAAAAGGATTTCCCGATGTCCTCTGATGTCGTTATTGCAGTTGAAAATCTCAGCAAGTGCTACCAAATATACGATCAACCTCGTGATCGCCTGAAGCAATTTATCTATCCGCGAATCCAGCACGCCTTACGGTTGCCGGTCAAACAGTACTACCGCGAATTTTGGGCACTGCACGATGTTTCGTTTACGATCAAAAAGGGAGAGACGCTTGGCGTTGTCGGCCGCAATGGAAGCGGAAAGTCAACTCTGCTGCAAATGATTTGCGGGACGCTCAATCCAACCCACGGCCAGGTGCATACGCAAGGACGTATCGCCGCGCTGTTGGAACTCGGTTCCGGATTCAATCTTGAATTCACCGGCCGGGAAAATGTTTACATGAACGCCACCCTCCTGGGACTGAACACACACGAAGTCGATGAACGCTTTGATGACATCGTTGCATTTGCCGACATCGGCGACTTCGTCGATCAGCCTGTAAAAACATATTCCAGCGGCATGTTTGTCCGCTTGGCATTTGCCGTCATTGCGCATGTTGATGCCGATATTCTTGTGATCGACGAAGCATTGGCCGTCGGCGATGTCTTTTTCACGCAAAAATGTATGCGATTTCTTCGCGACTTCATGGAGACTGGGACGGTCCTCTTTGTCAGTCACGACACCGCTAGCGTTAAAAATCTTTGTAATTCAGCGCTTTGGTTAGACAAGGGGAACGCCATCCAGTACGGGGCCCCCAAAGATATATGCGAATCATACCTTCAGGTCATGTATGAAGAGCAACAGGGAACGTCACGCTCTGCCCAACACGCCACGCCGGTTCCTCGTTCACAGCCGGCACAGACCAAGCGCTATGATCAACGCCAACAATTTC from Desulfovibrio inopinatus DSM 10711 includes the following:
- a CDS encoding ABC transporter ATP-binding protein, whose product is MSSDVVIAVENLSKCYQIYDQPRDRLKQFIYPRIQHALRLPVKQYYREFWALHDVSFTIKKGETLGVVGRNGSGKSTLLQMICGTLNPTHGQVHTQGRIAALLELGSGFNLEFTGRENVYMNATLLGLNTHEVDERFDDIVAFADIGDFVDQPVKTYSSGMFVRLAFAVIAHVDADILVIDEALAVGDVFFTQKCMRFLRDFMETGTVLFVSHDTASVKNLCNSALWLDKGNAIQYGAPKDICESYLQVMYEEQQGTSRSAQHATPVPRSQPAQTKRYDQRQQFLNCSNLRNDLQIFEFDPEATSFGLNGAKIISVEILNDKGDPLAWAIGGEVVTISIKAHAYEELDSPIIGFVVKDRLGQTLFGENTYLSFIDAPVSTQAGKTLQADFTFTMPILPVGDYAINVALANGTQEHHVQHHWIHDAVAFKSEATSASAGLVGIPMLHIDMQTESSVSPSAPSGTDS
- a CDS encoding ABC transporter permease; the encoded protein is MPPHDSCSASPLAFFRSLKVHRALIYNLIKRDIIGRYRGSIMGILWSFFNPIFMLLVYTFVFSVVFKARWNTESDSKTEFALVLFAALIVFNLFAECINRAPRLILENVNYVKKVVFPLEVLAIAALGSALFHAFVSLLVWMAAYIAFYGLPPVTALLLPVVFVPLLLLILGSSWLLASLGVYLRDVSQFVGILTTVLMFLSPIFYPTSALPENYRQFLYLNPLTPVIQHVRDVLYWGKIPDLQIFSIYALSTIVVAIIGFAWFQKTRKGFPDVL